From bacterium, one genomic window encodes:
- a CDS encoding STAS/SEC14 domain-containing protein — protein sequence MNQQVNLDSNKNLIVQLTGDLTPEDVESTTERMLDLLKTVNKVHVLMDVRDLKRVPPKAREAMVKKPLPESEKIAVVGASAMVKVMGTLVLKVMPNVKASRFFENEADALIWLNEEE from the coding sequence CAAACAAAAATCTCATTGTACAACTCACAGGAGATCTGACTCCTGAGGATGTCGAATCTACCACTGAGAGGATGCTCGATCTGTTGAAAACAGTAAACAAGGTGCACGTTCTTATGGATGTCAGAGATCTGAAGAGAGTACCTCCCAAGGCGCGAGAGGCGATGGTGAAAAAGCCCTTGCCCGAGAGCGAAAAGATAGCAGTAGTCGGCGCAAGCGCAATGGTCAAAGTCATGGGAACTCTGGTATTGAAAGTAATGCCCAATGTAAAGGCGTCTCGGTTTTTTGAAAACGAAGCGGATGCTCTGATTTGGCTTAATGAAGAGGAATAG